A DNA window from Streptococcus mutans contains the following coding sequences:
- a CDS encoding LacI family DNA-binding transcriptional regulator, with protein MVAKLTDVAKLAGVSPTTVSRVINRKGYLSEKTITKVQAAMKTLGYKPNNLARSLQGKSAKLIGLIFPNISHIFYSELIEYLEIELFKHGYKAIICNSQNNPDKERDYLEMLEANQVDGIISSSHNLGIDDYEKVSAPIIAFDRNLAPNIPIVSSDNFEGGRMAAKLLKKHGCQHPIMIAGKDNSNSPTGLRQLGFKSVFAQAPIFHLSGELSIIRKEMEIKVILQNEKPDGIFLSDDMTAILTMKIANQLNITIPHELKIIGYDGTHFVENYYPYLTTIRQPIKDIAHLLVDVLLKKIEHQDTPKDYILPVGLLSGESV; from the coding sequence ATGGTTGCAAAATTAACAGATGTCGCAAAACTCGCTGGCGTAAGTCCAACAACCGTTTCACGCGTGATTAATCGAAAAGGCTATCTCTCTGAAAAAACAATTACTAAAGTACAGGCTGCCATGAAGACTCTAGGATACAAGCCTAATAATCTCGCTCGCAGCCTTCAGGGGAAATCTGCCAAGCTAATCGGACTTATCTTCCCTAATATCAGTCACATCTTCTATTCTGAACTTATTGAATATTTAGAAATAGAGTTGTTTAAACATGGCTACAAAGCCATTATTTGTAACAGTCAAAATAATCCCGATAAAGAACGAGATTATCTCGAAATGTTAGAAGCCAATCAGGTTGATGGCATTATTTCCAGTAGTCACAACCTCGGCATTGATGATTATGAGAAAGTTTCTGCTCCTATTATTGCCTTTGATCGTAACTTAGCACCCAATATTCCCATCGTCTCTTCTGATAATTTTGAAGGCGGACGAATGGCCGCAAAACTTTTAAAAAAACACGGCTGCCAACATCCCATTATGATCGCTGGAAAAGATAATTCTAATTCTCCGACAGGACTGCGACAATTAGGCTTTAAGTCCGTCTTTGCTCAAGCACCTATTTTTCATCTATCTGGAGAGCTGTCCATCATTCGTAAAGAAATGGAAATAAAAGTAATTCTCCAAAATGAAAAACCTGATGGTATCTTTTTGTCCGATGATATGACAGCTATTTTAACAATGAAAATTGCTAACCAGTTAAACATTACCATTCCCCATGAACTTAAAATTATTGGGTACGATGGAACACACTTTGTTGAGAACTACTATCCTTATCTAACAACTATTAGGCAACCTATTAAAGATATCGCACATCTTTTGGTAGACGTATTGCTAAAGAAAATTGAACACCAAGATACTCCTAAAGATTATATTCTCCCCGTTGGTCTTTTATCAGGAGAAAGTGTTTAG
- a CDS encoding sucrose-6-phosphate hydrolase has translation MNLPQNIRYRRYQDWTEEEIKSIKTNVALSPWHTTYHIEPKTGLLNDPNGFSYFNGKFNLFYQNWPFGAAHGLKSWIHTESEDLVHFKETGTVLYPDTPHDSHGAYSGSAYEIGDQLFLFYTGNVRDENWVRHPLQIGAFMDKKGNIQKFTDVLIKQPNDVTEHFRDPQIFNYKGQFYAIVGAQSLDKKGFIKLYKAVDNDIKNWQEVGNLDFGGSKSEYMIECPNLVFINEQPVLIYSPQGLSKSELDYHNIYPNTYKVCQSFDTEKPALVDASEIQNLDFGFECYATQAFNAPDGRVYAVSWIGLPDIDYPSDSYDYQGALSLVKELSLKHGKLYQYPVEAVRSLRSEKEAVTYKPETNNTYELELTFDSSSVNELLLFADNKGNGLAITVDTKMGTILIDRSKAGEQYALEFGSQRSCSIQAKETVVNIFVDKSIFEIFINKGEKVFTGRVFPNDKQTGIVIKSGKPSGNYYELKY, from the coding sequence ATGAATTTGCCTCAAAATATCAGATATCGCCGCTATCAAGATTGGACTGAAGAAGAAATAAAAAGTATTAAAACCAATGTAGCTTTGTCTCCTTGGCATACAACGTATCATATAGAACCTAAAACAGGACTCCTTAATGATCCAAACGGTTTTTCCTATTTTAATGGAAAATTTAACCTTTTTTATCAAAATTGGCCATTTGGAGCAGCTCACGGCTTAAAATCTTGGATCCATACTGAAAGTGAAGACTTAGTCCATTTCAAAGAAACAGGTACAGTCCTTTATCCCGATACTCCCCATGACAGCCATGGTGCATACTCGGGCAGTGCCTATGAAATCGGTGATCAGCTTTTTCTCTTTTATACAGGAAATGTCCGAGATGAAAATTGGGTTCGTCACCCACTTCAAATCGGAGCTTTTATGGATAAAAAGGGCAATATCCAAAAATTTACTGATGTCCTTATTAAACAGCCAAATGATGTTACTGAACACTTTCGCGATCCCCAAATTTTTAATTATAAAGGACAATTTTATGCTATTGTTGGAGCACAAAGTCTAGATAAAAAAGGATTTATCAAACTCTATAAAGCTGTTGATAATGATATTAAGAATTGGCAAGAAGTTGGTAATCTAGACTTTGGCGGAAGTAAATCTGAGTATATGATTGAGTGCCCAAATCTTGTTTTTATAAACGAACAGCCTGTCCTGATTTATAGTCCTCAGGGACTCAGTAAATCTGAATTAGATTATCATAATATTTATCCTAATACTTACAAAGTATGTCAATCGTTTGACACAGAAAAGCCTGCCCTAGTTGATGCATCGGAAATTCAAAATCTTGACTTCGGATTTGAATGTTATGCTACCCAAGCTTTCAATGCTCCCGATGGCCGTGTTTATGCTGTCTCATGGATTGGGTTGCCAGATATTGATTATCCAAGTGATTCATACGACTATCAAGGAGCTTTGAGCCTCGTCAAAGAGCTAAGCCTTAAACACGGTAAACTCTATCAATATCCCGTTGAAGCTGTTCGTTCATTACGTTCTGAAAAAGAAGCAGTCACTTACAAGCCAGAAACCAATAATACTTATGAATTAGAGTTAACTTTTGACTCTTCATCAGTTAATGAATTGCTCCTTTTTGCTGATAATAAAGGCAATGGTTTAGCTATTACAGTTGATACTAAGATGGGAACCATTCTGATCGATCGCTCTAAAGCAGGGGAGCAATATGCCTTAGAATTTGGAAGCCAACGTTCTTGCTCTATCCAAGCAAAAGAGACTGTTGTCAATATTTTTGTTGACAAATCTATTTTTGAAATTTTTATTAATAAGGGAGAAAAAGTTTTTACTGGACGTGTTTTTCCAAATGACAAACAAACTGGTATTGTGATTAAATCTGGAAAGCCAAGCGGTAATTACTACGAATTGAAATATTAA